CTCGTAGCCACGCTCTTTCATGGCCTTGATTTCGATGCTGCCAAGACCTGCGGCATCGGCAACGGCGGTGCCCGACATGGTGGCAAAAATGGAGCTGGCCACCACGTTGGCGTGGCCCAGGCCGCCCTTGGTAAAGCCCACCAGCGCAGTGGCAAAGTCAAAAATGCGCGTGGTGGTAGAGCCGATATTCATGATGTTGGCGGCCAGAATGAACAACGGAATCGCCAGCAGCGTAAAGTTATTGAGGGTTTGCACCATGCGCAGCGGAAGCAGCTCGACAGGTAACCCGCCGGTGCCGGTTACCACCAGGGCGATAAACGAGGTCACGCCAATGGCGACCACAACGGGCAAGCCAATGGCCATCAGTAGCAACAGGCCACCGACAAAGATCATAAGTTCGGTCATGGTTGAGAGGTCTCCTCTTCATGGGATACTTCCAACCACACCACTGGGCCACGCAAGCATTGCCAAAGAGCAATCAACGCCATGCCCACAAAGCTGAAAAAGATGCCGTAATAGAGGTAGCTAAAACTAATACTTAACGAGACGGTTTTATTGTTGGCACTCATGTCCGACATGATCCACGCGCCCCAGGCGGCAAGCGCGAAAAAGCCGCATGAGATTAGGGTGGTGAGACGGTATTGGATATTTTTACCTAAACCAGAAAGCTTATGGCTAAACAGATCCACCGCCAGGTGCTCGCTGCGTACCCAAGCAGACAGTGATCCAAAGCCAATCGCGTAGATGGCCAGCATAGACGCCATCTCCTCGGTCCAGGGCATACCGATTCCGAGCAGGTCACGGGCAATGACGGCCGCCACGATTAACAGCAGAATAGCCGCCATGAGCGCCACGCCCACCCCGTCACAAAGACGAGTAACGCTGCGCAGCGTATAGAAAGCAATTCGATCCAGGCCCTTGTTGGGCGCTACGGCGTCTTCCACAGGAGAACTCCTTACCCTGACGTCTTCTTGGTCATGTATGAAAATTTATTGGTCATGAAAGCTTACTTGACATGAAAAACAACGACGGCCCAATGGGCCGTCGTTGCGTCTGTCCGGTGCGTATATTACTCGCTGTCGTTACCCAGCGCATCTTCACGAACGCCGTCGGCCATTTCAGCCATGACACGATCGATGGCCGGTAACGCCGCTTCGCGGAAAGGCGTAACATCCGGCTCAATGACAGTCATGCCTTCCTCCTGAAGCGCATCCAGATAGAACTCATCAAGTTCACGCTCTTGCTCTGATCCGTATTGACGAGCTACGTCGATCGCCTCTTCGATCAGCGCTTGATCTTCCTCTTCTAGCCCCTCCCACCAGCGAGAACTAGCCACCCAGCTCCACGGAAACTGCACGTGGCTGGTCATGATCAGGTAGTCCTGCACTTCCCATAAACGACGGGTATAGGGTGAGGAAAGCGAGTTCTCATGACCATCTACCTGGCCGGTCTGCATGGCGAGATAAATCTCTGGAGCCGGTACGTTGACTACCTGCGCACCAATCTCTTCCCACACTTCCAGCCATACCGGCAGTGAAGGCAGGCGCAGGCGGAATCCCTCCAGATCCGCCGGGGAGTGGATCTCTTTATTGGCGGTCATGTGACGGGGCCCGCGGTGTTGCAGACCAAAATACTTCAGGCCGCCCTGGTTTTCTGCTTTTTCAACCAGCGCTTGGCCGGAAGGACTCTCCATATAGGCGTCGACTTCATCCCAGGTGGTAAAGACAAAGGGAACCGTAATGGCGTCATACTCAGGCGCATACTGTTGACGCCAGTTACCACCGGTCAGGGAGAGCTGGGTTTGGCCCAGGTTAAGCAGCTCCAACACGGCATTCTCACCGCCCAAAGAGCCCGCCAAAAAGGGACGCACTTCAAAGCGGCCTGGCGCCTGCTCTTCCAGATACTCAGCAAAGCGTTCCACCGCAGCGCTTTCCGAGCCGCCCTCACTCATGGTGTTGTTAACTTGAATTTCGATGGGATTCGCCAAGACGAACGGCGCCGTCGTTAGCATGC
This Vreelandella neptunia DNA region includes the following protein-coding sequences:
- a CDS encoding TRAP transporter small permease, which translates into the protein MEDAVAPNKGLDRIAFYTLRSVTRLCDGVGVALMAAILLLIVAAVIARDLLGIGMPWTEEMASMLAIYAIGFGSLSAWVRSEHLAVDLFSHKLSGLGKNIQYRLTTLISCGFFALAAWGAWIMSDMSANNKTVSLSISFSYLYYGIFFSFVGMALIALWQCLRGPVVWLEVSHEEETSQP
- a CDS encoding TRAP transporter substrate-binding protein, whose product is MRKQLLATLATLGMLTTAPFVLANPIEIQVNNTMSEGGSESAAVERFAEYLEEQAPGRFEVRPFLAGSLGGENAVLELLNLGQTQLSLTGGNWRQQYAPEYDAITVPFVFTTWDEVDAYMESPSGQALVEKAENQGGLKYFGLQHRGPRHMTANKEIHSPADLEGFRLRLPSLPVWLEVWEEIGAQVVNVPAPEIYLAMQTGQVDGHENSLSSPYTRRLWEVQDYLIMTSHVQFPWSWVASSRWWEGLEEEDQALIEEAIDVARQYGSEQERELDEFYLDALQEEGMTVIEPDVTPFREAALPAIDRVMAEMADGVREDALGNDSE